A window of Actinomycetota bacterium genomic DNA:
GCACGCCGAAGCCGTCGCGGACGATGCGGACCTCGACCCCGGACTGCGCGGACGCCGCCGGCGCCAGGGTGAGCGTGAGCAGCGCGACCGCGCCCAGGGTGCAGACGCGGGTGAACAGCCAACGCATCGGCTCCCTTCCCCTCGGTGAGGCGCACGCTAGTGGCGCCGCGCGGCGCGACCGAACGGGCAGAGGGGCCCCGGTCGGGGCCCCTCCGTGGTGGGGTGATGTGGCTACCGCAACGTCACCCGCACTGTTCCTGGTTGTCCTCGGTGGTCGGGTTCGTCGAGTCCGCACGGCCGCCATCCGCGTACGCCTTGCCGCAGCGAACGCTCGGGGTCCCGCCGCTGCCGAAGTTGACCTGCGCCCAGCCTCTCGCCTGGTCGGGGCTGTTCGTGTTGTCGCCGTCAGCAGTGAGCGATCCCTGGCCGCTACCGCCGGTGCTCACGTCACCAGCGAGGGTGATACGACCGTGGACCGGCAGCTCGTCGTCGGAGCAGACCTGGATGTAGCCACCACCGCCACCAGCGCCACCAGTCCCGTCACCGCTGATCGTCAGCAGCGGGGTGCTCATGGGTGGGATCTCGTTCTGAGTCCCGCAGGTCAGCTCGTTGGTGAAGTGCTTGGCGGTGTAGGTCCGGCTGTCGTCGTGCTCGCCCGTCTCCGGGTCCTTGCACTCCTGGAGACCCTGACCGCTCGGCGGCTCGTAGTGGGTGTCGTGCTCGGCGCCACAGCTTCGCGCTTCGGTCTTGACCTCCGTGGAGCCCGCCTGGTCGGCGTCCTTGATGGGGTCCGCTGCCGCGTTGCTGTCGGCGCTCTGGTCCGCGACGACGGTGTCGGCGGAGACGGCCTCGGCAGCGGCGACGGCGGTGGAAGCAACCGCGGAGTCGGTGACCGCCGCGCTCGCGACGCTGGCGGTGATCGGCTCGGCGCTCGCGGCTGCGGTGGAGCTGGCGCCGCTCGCACTGGACGAGCTGGCGGAGTGCACGAGCGCGCCGGCCGGCGCGCTCGCCAGGAGGAGCGCGGTGATCGCTGCGCTCAAGCGGATGTTCGGTCGCATCGGGTTGACCCCCCTCGGGACGTTCGGATCGGTACTGGGAAGTGGATGCTTCGACGCGGCCGTTAACGACTCCTGCTCGGTGTCATCGGCCGACCGCGAGGCGTAGGCTCGCGCGTGTCGACGGGAGCGGACGTGGCGGGCTACTCGGGGACGCCGCTGGCGCGGAAACTCGGCATCGCCGAGGGCGCGACCATCGCCGTGCTCAACGCCCCGCCCGGCTACCTGCGGGCCACGGTCGTGCACCCAGTGGACGTCACCGTGCGCACCGACATCCGTGGCCGGGTCGAGCTGATCCACCTGTTCACGACATCTCGGGCGGAGCTGGCGCGCCGCATCGACGCCCTCGGACGCGCCATCCACCCGGCCGGGACGCTGTGGGTGTCGTGGCCGAAGCGGTCGAGCGGGGTCGAGACCGACCTCACCGAGGACGTGGTCCGCGAGGTCGCGCTGCCCCGTGGTCTCGTCGACGTCAAGGTCGCCGCGATCGACGATACCTGGTCGGGGCTGAAGCTGGTCTGGCGCCGCGAGCACCGCTGACACCGGCCCCCGGACCTCCGAGCGGGTGCAACCAGACCCGCCTACCGGGTCCGGATGCACACGCTCAGGTGGGTTCTCAGCACGAGGCGGGGAGGACGCGGCGGGGGTCGATGGGGCTGCCGTTGACGCGGACCTCGAAGTGCAGGTGCGGGCCGGTGGAGCGCCCCGTGCTCCCCACGTCGCCGAGCCGCTGGCCGCGGTCGACGGCCTGGCCCTCACTCACGCGGATGCGGCTCTGGTGCGCGTACGCGGTGCTGACGCCGTCGCCGTGGTCGACGACGACGAGCTGGCCGTAGCCGTTCTGCCAGCCAGCGAGGATCACCAGGCCGGGCCGGGATGCCACGATCGGGTCACCGGTGTCGCCGTCGATGTCGAGGCCGGCGTGCATCCGCCCCCAGCGGCGCCCGTACCCCGAGGTCACGGCCCCGCACAGCGGCCAGATGTAGCCGCCCCCCGACACGGACGTGGGCGGGGCGGGTGCCTGTGCGGCGGCGGCGCGGGCAGCTGCGGCGCGGGCTGCGGCGGCGGCGGCTTCGGCAGCCCGACGCTGCTTCTCGCGGATGACCCGCTCGAGCTCGGCGGACTCCTCGGCGAGGACCTCCTTGTGCTGCGCGAGCTCGCGGACCTCCTCCTCGGCCGCCGCCGCTTGCAGGGCACGGTGGTCGCGTAGCTCCTGCGCACGCGCCGCCAGCTGGCGCTGCTCCGCCTCGATCGTGCTGAGGCGTCCGAGCTCCGCCTCCAGGCGTTCGCGCTCCGCCGTGACCGCGATCTGCAGCGAGTCGAGCTGTTCGAGTCGGGCACGGTCGTTGCCGACCAGCGCCGAGACGAAGCTCGCGCGGTCGAGCGCATCCGACGGGGACGAGGCGGTCGCAAGCAACTCGATCACGTCGACCGACCCGCGCTTGTACATCTCCGAAACGCGCACCGCGATGAGGTCGCCGACGGCGTCAGCATCGGCTTGCGCCCGGTCGAGCCGCGCCTGCGCCCCGGCGACCACGGCCACCTGCTGCTCCACCGCGATCGCGGCCAGGTTGACCGCGTCCTCGAGGGTGCGCAGCTGCTCGTCGGCCTCGGCGAGCTGCATCCTCGCCGCGTCACGCGCCCCGCCCGCCTCGGCCAGCGCCGCCTCGACCTGCTCGAGCTTGGCCTGGGCTTGCTTCAGACGGCTCTGCTCCGCCTGCTGTGCCCCGAGCGGCAGCGCACCGCCGACGAGCGCCGCCACCACGACGGCGGCGATGAGCGATCGCGTCGGTGCATGCACGGACCCTCTCACCCCTCGCGTCGCGGTCGGGTGGTCTGGCACAGGAGAGACGGATGGTAACGAAGTGGCCGCCGGCCGTGACGTGCTGCGCCCTAGTCGGTGGGCGGTCCGGCCATGCGCTTGAGTTTCTCCACCGTGCCGTTCGCGGCGGGTTCGCGGTCCTCCGCGTGGCGGTGTCTCCCGCGTTCCGTGTCCCGGCGTGCTCGCCCCCGGTTCTCCCTCAGGATGCAGGCCGCTGACAGGAGGCCGTCGGGCAAGCCCGGTCGCCCCCGCGCCCGTGGCCGGGATCGACGTGGCTCAACGTGGCTCGTCGACGGGCCAGGTCGCCGGTGGGGGAGGGGACGCGTCGCGCTGCGCGGCCGGGACGAGCTGGTGCGCATCGACCGGCTGACGCCACCAGCGGCGCGGTAGGTCCAGAGCGGTCGGGGCGTTGCCGTCCGCGAGTTGGCGCACGAGCAGGGCGCGCCACCCCGATGGGTCGATGTCGCAGGCCTTGAACAGGGTGCGGTGTAGCTCGGTGAGGGGGAGCTCGCGACACGCCCGTCGCAGGTCACCCGTCGACCGTGCCAGCTCGAAGAGGGTGGCCGTGCTCACGGCCGGGTCGAGCACGGCCTCGAGGGTGACGCTCGGCGCGGCGATCGGCTTCGTC
This region includes:
- a CDS encoding DUF3052 domain-containing protein encodes the protein MAGYSGTPLARKLGIAEGATIAVLNAPPGYLRATVVHPVDVTVRTDIRGRVELIHLFTTSRAELARRIDALGRAIHPAGTLWVSWPKRSSGVETDLTEDVVREVALPRGLVDVKVAAIDDTWSGLKLVWRREHR
- a CDS encoding peptidoglycan DD-metalloendopeptidase family protein — encoded protein: MHAPTRSLIAAVVVAALVGGALPLGAQQAEQSRLKQAQAKLEQVEAALAEAGGARDAARMQLAEADEQLRTLEDAVNLAAIAVEQQVAVVAGAQARLDRAQADADAVGDLIAVRVSEMYKRGSVDVIELLATASSPSDALDRASFVSALVGNDRARLEQLDSLQIAVTAERERLEAELGRLSTIEAEQRQLAARAQELRDHRALQAAAAEEEVRELAQHKEVLAEESAELERVIREKQRRAAEAAAAAARAAAARAAAAQAPAPPTSVSGGGYIWPLCGAVTSGYGRRWGRMHAGLDIDGDTGDPIVASRPGLVILAGWQNGYGQLVVVDHGDGVSTAYAHQSRIRVSEGQAVDRGQRLGDVGSTGRSTGPHLHFEVRVNGSPIDPRRVLPASC